The DNA window CGAATGTGGCTTAGCGGATTGTCGGGTTGACGAAGGAAATGCTCGTGTTTTGACGGAGCTGTAATGCAGTGTGGCGATGGGCAGGTCTTGAGAGGATGTGATCGGAATGCCAAGGGCTGCAGAAATCAGCTATctagttctccctccctcctcccatcctGGGGACCCCCCTCCCGGCCACCCTCCCCACGCTAGGCGAGATCGGCTCTGCCCGCGTTTCCAGCCCACCCCTCTTGCAATTGCAAGTCGCACCAATAGAACAGGGCAATGCTGGGGAGTCAGCCAGGCCCTCTGGCAACAGAAATGTAAACCCAGTGACTTACTGGTAGGTTTCCCCCGACCCACCCCCGCCTGCTGCAGCCACCTGCTCCTCGTGTCCTTGCTGCAGGCGGAGGGGCGAGACATCGGCAGTCCCGCTGCCCGGGGCTCTCTGCGGTTCGCGGGGCAGCTCCCGGGGACGCTCGGGCTCGAGGCATGACATAGAGGTAGGTGACCGAGCGCGCACCAATGTGGCACCTTCTGGAGGGGCCGCCAAGGGAAGCCCTGAGCTGAGCATCTGCTCTGGAGACCGCGGGTTGCCTCGcggctctccctgcagcccccacccgcCATAGGGGGTCCCCTGCACCGGGCgtccccgcccagccctgcagagggctgcatCCCCGAGGGGGCGGGGAGTCCCCGACACCCTCCCGCAAGGGAGCGGGCTCCGGGCGGGGAGGTTCCGGGGAGCGCTGATACCGGCTCTCCCGGGGGACAGGGAATCCCGGAGATCCCCTGCGCGGGGCGCCGCGCTCAGGGTTCCCCGGGATCCCTTCGGAAGGGCGCTGGGGACAAGATCCCCGGGGATCGGGGCAGTCACCTGCTCCACTGGGACTCACCTGCCCAGccgctgggactggctgggccaggcaggactcaggcaggGGTCGCGCGGGGCAGCGAGGCCAGATCCTGCCCCGCCAAGGGGCTCCCCGGGGAGCCGCGATCCCCGGCGCAGCGGGTCAGCACAAGCCGGGTGCGctctgctggggccggggcatcCCCTGGGGACCCCAGAGCTTACTCGGGTCCCCTGCCCGGTGGGAGCgggcagccccctgccttccccggctccctcctccgGTGCTTGGGGGCAGGGCCCCCGCGGTCGATGCGCCGCGCAGCTCCGCGCCCTAGTGCCTGGGGAGGCTGCTGCGCCGCCCGGGGAGGTGCCGGCCAGCGGGCGCTGAGATTACGCTGTTTCCGGTCCTCCAgcgcctctgtttcccctcccgaAGCGGCGGCGAAGCGGCAGCCCCCCAAATGGCCTGGCCAGATGCGGCAGGTCTGCTGCTCAGCGCCGCGACTGGAGGAGGCTCCgtgcgccagcagcagcagcgcccgcCCCGCTGCGCCTCCCGAGCAGCCGCAGCCTTGCAGCCCGGACAGCAGCCGCCGCAGCAGCCGCCGCAGCCGACGGCATGAGGCGCGATCCGACCCCCGGCTTCTCCATGCTGCTCTTCGGGGTGTCTCTCGCCTGCTACTCCCCCAGCCTCAAATCGGTGCAGGACCAGGCGTACACCGCGGCCGTGGTGGTGGAGGGCAAGgtgcaggcgctgccccccccgcccggcagcGGCAATGGCACCCGCGAGCCCCCTGCCTCCGCTGG is part of the Mauremys mutica isolate MM-2020 ecotype Southern chromosome 8, ASM2049712v1, whole genome shotgun sequence genome and encodes:
- the LOC123376663 gene encoding cyclic GMP-AMP synthase-like isoform X2, with the translated sequence MKEAIFSSAALFSFASASVSPPEAAAKRQPPKWPGQMRQVCCSAPRLEEAPCASSSSARPAAPPEQPQPCSPDSSRRSSRRSRRHEARSDPRLLHAALRGVSRLLLPQPQIGAGPGVHRGRGGGGQGAGAAPPARQRQWHPRAPCLRWGGPGESLGPVAPQQRGAAARATDQRGQCGLPGALLQSEEEPPLHLLPGAHRAAPGLQDILRPPGHQRQEPQEGCGQDPVRRLRDEGERGRG
- the LOC123376663 gene encoding translation initiation factor IF-2-like isoform X1, with the translated sequence MKEAIFSSAALFSFASASVSPPEAAAKRQPPKWPGQMRQVCCSAPRLEEAPCASSSSARPAAPPEQPQPCSPDSSRRSSRRSRRHEARSDPRLLHAALRGVSRLLLPQPQIGAGPGVHRGRGGGGQGAGAAPPARQRQWHPRAPCLRWGGPGESLGPVAPQQRGAAARATDQRGQCGLPGALLQSEEEPPLHLLPGAHRAAPGLQDILRPPGHQRQEPQEGCGQDPVRRLREHGVFGSLQCQSTWNLWRGNDMVRIRKAEKGCW